The following is a genomic window from Nitrososphaerales archaeon.
TTTTACGGACGCCTCGGACTGTCGTATATATGTTTGACGTCCCGTCAAGCGTGAATGGTTCAAGATTAGCCCTTTGTCATTTGTGGGACACACGGCCCGCCTCCAGCGGCCCTATCGCACACGAGTTAGCTTGCAATCAGGGGAGGGAACCAGTTCGTCTGACCCTCCACCCATAGGCGAGAACTATGATGAAAGCGAGCAGCGGCACAGCTGTCGACCAGACTAGACCGGCGTAGATGTTTCCGGTGGCGAGGGTCAGGGCAGGAGCGATTAGTAGTGTGCCGTCCCCGACGTCGCCCGTGCCGATGCCATACGGAACCGAGAGGGACGTGTACCGTATCCTGGTGGGGAACAGCTCGGCAAGGTACGCAGCCAGGGGGCCGTAGGCCATGGCCGAGAGGGCGGTCTGCGAGAAGACCATGAGGACCAGCCCCGGCACGTTCAAGGGGGAGGAGAACGATTTCATCGCCACGTATATCGGGAGGAAGCCGACAGCGCCCAGGATGTTCGCGAGCAGCAGCAGCCTGAGCCTCCCCACCTTGTCCGAGAGCCAGCCGAAGACGACGAAGAGCGGGGCCGAAAAGGCTAACGCGATGAGCAGCACCATTGTCGTTGTCAGCAGGTCAATCTTGAGGACGGATTGCATGAATATCGTGGTGTAGAACTGCGCCGTGTGCCAGATGACGGACGCCCCAGAGACAACGACCACGGCGAGCAGCACCAGCCCAAGGTTGGCTCGGTCGGTCAGGCTCTCTCTGATAGGAGAAACTGAAACCGTTCCCGACTCAATGAGGCT
Proteins encoded in this region:
- a CDS encoding MFS transporter — protein: MTNTLRSVAIAATLGSMIEWYDLFVYGSLVVVLSKVFFPVQDASLSLLYALAAFVAGAAVRPIGGAIFGRLGDTAGRKRAFILTVLVMGLGATLTGLLPTYQQAGIIAPILLVVVRVVQGLALGGEFGGAVTYLAEHTDAKSRGRWTGLIQATATLGLLLSSAVVLAARVALGVTTFSDWGWRLPFLLSSVLILVAFVARRRLGETPPFTSLIESGTVSVSPIRESLTDRANLGLVLLAVVVVSGASVIWHTAQFYTTIFMQSVLKIDLLTTTMVLLIALAFSAPLFVVFGWLSDKVGRLRLLLLANILGAVGFLPIYVAMKSFSSPLNVPGLVLMVFSQTALSAMAYGPLAAYLAELFPTRIRYTSLSVPYGIGTGDVGDGTLLIAPALTLATGNIYAGLVWSTAVPLLAFIIVLAYGWRVRRTGSLP